The proteins below are encoded in one region of Vibrio sp. ED004:
- a CDS encoding AsmA family protein has translation MVFGIVLAIAVAVIAALLLSLQTQYRADVANFFIKHTIEQPVLIEDVEYQAPYHITLMGIAQSQSEKQPPLYIDKIDIWFSPDSVLEAKLVLDSVLISGLQLEADDLDTLKQLFTHPNLKLRQLAINNLDFSTPDFNARGIDLQIAEPEWDNQNSLLPYGKTQLSASQLYWQGEAFDNLLIDLDLKPSDSTLYGASFDWRGAKISGQAEQYQHDWSLVNVTIDGLRLNEEQTQSLLNKEWDVAGIQINHINSLDMLRSDVEWKDGHLAAFDASLENIQLPFELWKQQKAIFSLQAEGVTLDNDQFIDPSLKLNLNPNQILVEDFYTQFLQGSIQLNGKVTPDAIDLAQLDIQGIKWITESQDNHLPAARLIPWLSELQQASINRLNVERTQLIQLADKPYWQVSGLHVEGHHVQLLQDRKLGLWQGKLMASANDASYQNILSAQPVVEMNSEQGKWTLTRLFMPLKNGYVEANATLDFNQISKPWNIDISADGLPISPMLQQLELPLDATGYGEFELQAAGLYGDSLMLGYSTTGQLTGSVRQGVMTFNDTLSETSNDNVFEIPELNANFDRGRFTLEPMHIIGASAAEEGSQRVQTLNGEVTGELDLLKTELHTLSITLSDPCHQISGKLDQAEYAEINDCQHRVG, from the coding sequence ATGGTGTTCGGCATTGTGTTGGCTATCGCCGTTGCGGTTATCGCAGCGTTGCTATTAAGCCTACAAACTCAATACCGCGCCGATGTTGCTAACTTTTTTATCAAGCATACGATTGAACAACCAGTGCTCATTGAAGATGTTGAGTATCAGGCGCCTTATCACATCACCTTAATGGGCATCGCCCAAAGCCAATCTGAAAAACAACCCCCTCTGTATATCGACAAGATCGATATCTGGTTCAGCCCAGACTCTGTTCTTGAAGCTAAGCTAGTGTTGGACTCCGTATTGATCAGCGGCCTGCAGTTAGAAGCCGACGATCTGGACACACTCAAACAGTTATTCACTCACCCAAACCTCAAGCTCCGTCAGCTAGCGATCAATAACCTAGATTTCTCGACTCCAGACTTTAATGCACGAGGCATCGACCTGCAGATCGCCGAACCCGAGTGGGATAACCAAAACTCACTGCTACCCTATGGCAAAACCCAACTTTCAGCCTCGCAGTTATATTGGCAAGGCGAAGCCTTCGATAACCTGTTGATTGACCTAGACCTCAAACCGAGTGACAGCACCCTTTATGGCGCTTCATTTGATTGGCGTGGTGCCAAGATTTCTGGGCAAGCTGAACAATATCAACATGACTGGTCATTGGTGAATGTGACGATTGATGGTTTGCGATTAAATGAAGAACAAACTCAAAGTCTATTGAACAAAGAATGGGATGTGGCAGGTATTCAGATTAACCACATCAACAGCTTAGATATGCTGCGTAGCGACGTAGAGTGGAAGGATGGTCACCTTGCAGCCTTTGATGCCTCACTAGAAAACATCCAACTGCCTTTTGAACTGTGGAAGCAACAGAAAGCCATTTTCTCTCTGCAAGCTGAAGGCGTCACCTTAGACAATGATCAATTCATCGACCCAAGCCTCAAGCTGAATCTAAACCCCAACCAAATTTTGGTTGAAGACTTCTATACACAATTCCTGCAAGGCAGTATTCAGCTAAATGGCAAAGTTACCCCTGACGCCATTGATTTGGCACAGCTTGATATTCAAGGCATCAAGTGGATTACCGAAAGCCAAGACAATCATCTACCCGCCGCACGCTTAATACCTTGGCTTTCAGAGCTTCAACAAGCCTCTATAAACCGACTGAATGTAGAACGCACCCAACTCATCCAACTTGCAGATAAACCTTACTGGCAGGTATCAGGGCTGCATGTCGAAGGGCATCACGTTCAACTGCTGCAAGATAGAAAGCTGGGTCTATGGCAAGGCAAATTGATGGCCAGCGCCAATGATGCCAGCTACCAAAATATCCTCAGCGCTCAACCTGTAGTTGAAATGAATAGCGAACAAGGAAAATGGACGCTGACACGTCTGTTTATGCCATTAAAGAATGGTTATGTTGAAGCCAATGCAACACTCGACTTTAACCAAATCAGCAAGCCGTGGAATATAGATATATCTGCCGATGGCTTGCCTATCTCGCCAATGCTGCAACAACTGGAATTACCGCTTGATGCAACCGGTTATGGCGAATTCGAACTTCAAGCCGCGGGTTTGTATGGTGACTCACTGATGCTTGGCTATTCAACCACAGGTCAACTCACTGGTAGCGTTCGCCAAGGCGTGATGACCTTTAACGACACGCTTTCTGAAACCTCAAACGATAACGTCTTCGAGATCCCAGAGCTCAATGCCAATTTTGACCGTGGCCGTTTCACACTCGAACCGATGCACATTATTGGTGCATCCGCAGCCGAGGAAGGTTCGCAAAGGGTTCAAACGTTAAATGGTGAAGTAACGGGAGAGCTCGACTTGCTTAAAACCGAGTTACACACGCTTTCTATTACTCTGTCCGATCCATGCCATCAAATCTCAGGAAAGCTCGACCAAGCTGAATATGCAGAGATTAATGACTGCCAACATCGAGTAGGGTGA
- the pckA gene encoding phosphoenolpyruvate carboxykinase (ATP) — MTVMEHTKAAQIDLTKHGLTGVTEVLRNPSYEQLFVEETLPGLEGYEKGVVTELGSVAVDTGIFTGRSPKDKYIVKDDTTRDTMWWSDQGKNDNKPITTEVWNELKELVTTQLSGKRLFVIDGYCGANPDTRLSVRIITEVAWQAHFVKNMFIRPTDEELATFEPDFVVMNGAKTTNPNWEKQGLNSENFVAFNLTERVQIIGGTWYGGEMKKGMFAMMNYLLPLQGIASMHCSANVGEKGDVAIFFGLSGTGKTTLSTDPKRELIGDDEHGWDDDGIFNFEGGCYAKTIRLSKEAEPEIYNAIRRDALLENVTVRGDGSIDFDDGSKTENTRVSYPIHHIDNIVKPVSKAGHAQKVIFLTADAFGVLPPVSKLTPEQTKYHFLSGFTAKLAGTERGITEPTPTFSAAFGAAFLTLHPTQYAEVLVKRMEAAGAEAYLVNTGWNGTGKRISIQDTRGIIDAILDGSIDEADTKVIPMFNLEVPLALHDVDPAILDPRDTYTDPLQWESKAKDLAERFINNFDKYTDNAEGKSLVAAGPQLD, encoded by the coding sequence ATGACCGTTATGGAACATACTAAGGCTGCACAAATTGATCTAACTAAGCACGGACTGACTGGCGTTACTGAAGTTCTTCGTAATCCTAGCTACGAGCAGTTATTCGTTGAAGAAACACTGCCAGGTTTAGAAGGCTACGAAAAAGGCGTAGTAACGGAACTAGGCTCTGTTGCGGTTGACACTGGTATCTTTACTGGCCGCTCACCAAAAGATAAGTACATTGTTAAAGATGACACGACCCGCGATACCATGTGGTGGTCAGATCAAGGCAAAAATGACAACAAACCGATTACAACTGAAGTATGGAATGAGCTGAAAGAGCTTGTGACAACTCAGCTATCTGGCAAGCGCCTGTTTGTCATTGACGGTTATTGTGGTGCTAACCCAGATACGCGCTTAAGTGTACGTATTATCACTGAAGTAGCGTGGCAAGCGCACTTCGTTAAGAACATGTTCATTCGTCCAACTGACGAAGAACTAGCAACGTTCGAACCTGATTTCGTGGTAATGAACGGTGCTAAAACAACCAACCCTAACTGGGAAAAACAGGGGCTAAACTCTGAAAACTTCGTTGCTTTCAACCTAACAGAGCGTGTTCAAATCATCGGTGGTACTTGGTACGGCGGTGAGATGAAGAAAGGTATGTTCGCAATGATGAACTACCTACTGCCTCTACAAGGCATCGCTTCAATGCACTGTAGTGCAAACGTAGGCGAGAAAGGCGATGTAGCCATCTTCTTCGGCCTATCTGGTACAGGTAAAACAACGCTATCTACCGATCCTAAGCGTGAGCTAATCGGTGATGATGAGCACGGTTGGGACGACGACGGTATCTTCAACTTTGAAGGTGGCTGTTACGCGAAGACCATTCGTCTATCTAAAGAAGCAGAACCAGAAATCTACAATGCTATCCGCCGTGATGCACTACTAGAAAACGTAACGGTTCGTGGCGATGGTTCTATCGATTTTGATGACGGTTCTAAAACAGAAAACACTCGAGTTTCTTACCCGATTCACCACATCGACAACATCGTTAAGCCAGTATCAAAAGCAGGTCACGCTCAAAAGGTTATCTTCCTGACTGCTGATGCATTTGGTGTGCTACCACCAGTTTCTAAGTTGACTCCAGAGCAAACGAAGTACCACTTCCTATCTGGCTTCACAGCGAAGCTAGCAGGTACAGAGCGTGGTATTACTGAACCAACGCCAACGTTCTCTGCGGCATTTGGTGCGGCGTTCCTTACTCTTCACCCAACTCAGTACGCTGAAGTGCTTGTGAAACGTATGGAAGCAGCTGGCGCAGAAGCTTACCTAGTAAACACAGGTTGGAACGGCACAGGTAAACGTATCTCTATCCAAGATACGCGTGGCATCATCGACGCAATCCTAGATGGCTCTATCGACGAGGCTGATACTAAGGTTATCCCTATGTTCAACCTAGAAGTGCCACTAGCGCTACACGATGTTGACCCAGCGATTCTTGACCCACGCGACACGTACACTGACCCACTACAATGGGAAAGCAAAGCGAAAGATCTAGCAGAACGCTTCATCAACAACTTTGATAAGTACACAGACAACGCTGAAGGTAAGTCACTGGTTGCTGCAGGTCCTCAACTAGACTAA